A single window of Silurus meridionalis isolate SWU-2019-XX chromosome 11, ASM1480568v1, whole genome shotgun sequence DNA harbors:
- the ddhd2 gene encoding phospholipase DDHD2 isoform X2, with translation MSELLEDSYMISMSLNEWKRNLYLPTGETVILHNPKLMTQHQSFSFDCPPSPSERTQPRTLKRGVENIPVEIPQGEPDIVDHLVFMVHGIGPACDLRLRGIVQCVNEFRSAAHTLIKSHFCTSDENKAVGRVEFLPVNWHRVLHGESTGVDRDMERITLPSISGLRQFANDTVLDLFFYNSATYCQTILDTVASEINHLYYIFLQRNPQFTGAVSVAGHSLGSLILFDLLTNQKTAAESNNAAQDGKYEEQYEALRSLSVSDCSSCESLEEVLKSIGLKEHLKILQREQMDMESLMLCSERDLRDLGIPLGPCKKILNCVNKWKHRSVAHIGKHSSRTEEKDSSVRLIQESRPKTSAVDYQHFDVGIGQVSINYPQLSFHPQAFFAFGSPIGMFLTVRGLKRIDPNYSFPTCSSFYNVFHPLDPVAYRIEPMILPPDVEVAPMLMQHHKGRKRMHLELKEGLTRVGSDLLGSLRTVWQTFSQFPVPALAEGNDMPTAVSTAEEMETSPLEQDEKKIIQVGKLNGGRRIDYVLQEKPIESFNEYLFAIQSHLCYWESEDTALLVLNEIYGNDNCKSPQQ, from the exons ATGAGCGAGCTGCTGGag GACTCCTACATGATCTCGATGTCCCTCAACGAATGGAAAAGAAACTTGTATCTGCCTACAGGGGAAACAGTAATTCTTCACAATCCTAAG CTGATGACTCAGCACCAATCTTTTTCATTTGACTGTCCACCGTCTCCAAGCGAACGAACTCAACCCAGGACACTAAAGAGAGGAGTGGAGAATATTCCAGTGGAAATCCCACAGG gaGAACCAGACATTGTGGATCACCTGGTGTTCATGGTTCATGGTATTGGGCCAGCATGTGATCTACGTTTAAGAGGAATCGTGCAGTGTG TCAACGAGTTCCGCAGCGCTGCTCATACCCTCATCAAAAGTCATTTCTGCACCAGTGATGAAAACAAGGCTGTGGGTCGAGTCGAGTTTCTGCCTGTTAACTGGCACAGAGTTCTGCATGGAGAAAGCACGGGGGTTGACAG AGATATGGAGCGAATCACTTTGCCCAGCATCAGCGGCCTGCGCCAGTTCGCCAACGACACAGTGTTGGACCTGTTCTTCTACAACAGTGCCACCTACTGTCAGACCATTTTGGACACAGTAGCCTCAGAGATTAACCACCTATACTACATCTTTCTCCAAAGAAACCCACAATTCACTGGAGCCGTGTCAGTGGCAGGACACAGTCTGG GTTCATTAATCCTATTTGACCTGCTGACTAATCAGAAGACAGCAGCAGAGAGCAACAATGCAGCACAG GATGGAAAGTATGAGGAGCAGTATGAAGCCCTGCGCTCTTTGTCAGTCTCAGACTGCAGTTCCTGTGAGAGCCTAGAAGAGGTGCTAAAGAGCATCGGCCTGAAGGAACATCTCAAAATCCTACAGAGGGAACAAATGGACATGGAGtctctg ATGCTGTGCTCTGAGAGAGACCTGAGAGATCTGGGAATCCCTCTCGGACCTTGCAAAAAGATTTTGAACTGTGTGAATAAATGGAAG CACAGATCTGTGGCCCACATCGGAAAACATTCCTCTCGTACAGAAGAGAAAGATTCTTCTGTACGTCTCATTCAAGAGAGTCGGCCGAAAACCAGCGCCGTTGACTATCAGCACTTCGATGTGGGGATTGGCCAG GTTTCTATTAATTACCCTCAGCTCAGCTTCCATCCCCAGGCCTTCTTTGCCTTCGGCTCTCCTATTGGCATGTTCCTGACTGTCCGTGGCCTTAAGAGGATCGATCCAAACTACAGCTTCCCCACCTGCAGCAGCTTCTACAATGTCTTCCATCCT TTGGACCCGGTAGCATACAGGATCGAGCCCATGATTTTGCCTCCAGACGTAGAGGTAGCACCCATGCTGATGCAGCATCACAAGGGCAGGAAGAGGATGCACCTGG AGCTGAAGGAAGGTCTGACGCGTGTCGGCTCAGACCTGCTGGGGTCTTTGAGGACAGTGTGGCAAACTTTCTCCCAATTTCCTGTTCCGGCACTGGCTGAGGGAAATGACATGCCTACAGCAGTGAGCACCGCAGAGGAAATGGAAA CCTCACCACTGGAACaggatgagaaaaaaattatccaGGTGGGGAAGCTGAACGGTGGCCGGCGCATCGATTATGTCCTTCAAGAGAAACCGATCGAAAGCTTTAATGAGTATCTGTTTGCCATTCAGAGTCACCTGTGCTACTG ggAGTCTGAGGACACAGCTTTGCTGGTTCTCAATGAGATTTATGGGAATGATAATTGTAAATCTCCTCAGCAGTAG
- the ddhd2 gene encoding phospholipase DDHD2 isoform X1, whose amino-acid sequence MDTHDEPYTPVRCHWFYKQIADGKDSWKPFSSEDSQKLEEAHTHGADDEVVVATEGRRYDVRLKERRRHAIYWDQAPSEVRRCSWFHKGNKEVFYTPYTEEMSELLEDSYMISMSLNEWKRNLYLPTGETVILHNPKLMTQHQSFSFDCPPSPSERTQPRTLKRGVENIPVEIPQGEPDIVDHLVFMVHGIGPACDLRLRGIVQCVNEFRSAAHTLIKSHFCTSDENKAVGRVEFLPVNWHRVLHGESTGVDRDMERITLPSISGLRQFANDTVLDLFFYNSATYCQTILDTVASEINHLYYIFLQRNPQFTGAVSVAGHSLGSLILFDLLTNQKTAAESNNAAQDGKYEEQYEALRSLSVSDCSSCESLEEVLKSIGLKEHLKILQREQMDMESLMLCSERDLRDLGIPLGPCKKILNCVNKWKHRSVAHIGKHSSRTEEKDSSVRLIQESRPKTSAVDYQHFDVGIGQVSINYPQLSFHPQAFFAFGSPIGMFLTVRGLKRIDPNYSFPTCSSFYNVFHPLDPVAYRIEPMILPPDVEVAPMLMQHHKGRKRMHLELKEGLTRVGSDLLGSLRTVWQTFSQFPVPALAEGNDMPTAVSTAEEMETSPLEQDEKKIIQVGKLNGGRRIDYVLQEKPIESFNEYLFAIQSHLCYWESEDTALLVLNEIYGNDNCKSPQQ is encoded by the exons ATGGACACACACGATGAGCCGTACACACCGGTGCGGTGTCACTGGTTCTACAAGCAGATAGCGGACGGCAAAGACTCTTGGAAACCATTCAGTAGCGAAGATTCGCAGAAGCTGGAAGAGGCTCACACACACG gtGCTGACGATGAGGTGGTGGTGGCCACGGAGGGCAGGCGCTATGATGTGAGATTGAAGGAGCGACGCCGTCATGCCATTTATTGGGATCAGGCCCCATCTGAAGTGCGAAGAtgctcctggtttcacaaagGCAACAAGGAGGTGTTCTACACACCCTACACCGAGGAGATGAGCGAGCTGCTGGag GACTCCTACATGATCTCGATGTCCCTCAACGAATGGAAAAGAAACTTGTATCTGCCTACAGGGGAAACAGTAATTCTTCACAATCCTAAG CTGATGACTCAGCACCAATCTTTTTCATTTGACTGTCCACCGTCTCCAAGCGAACGAACTCAACCCAGGACACTAAAGAGAGGAGTGGAGAATATTCCAGTGGAAATCCCACAGG gaGAACCAGACATTGTGGATCACCTGGTGTTCATGGTTCATGGTATTGGGCCAGCATGTGATCTACGTTTAAGAGGAATCGTGCAGTGTG TCAACGAGTTCCGCAGCGCTGCTCATACCCTCATCAAAAGTCATTTCTGCACCAGTGATGAAAACAAGGCTGTGGGTCGAGTCGAGTTTCTGCCTGTTAACTGGCACAGAGTTCTGCATGGAGAAAGCACGGGGGTTGACAG AGATATGGAGCGAATCACTTTGCCCAGCATCAGCGGCCTGCGCCAGTTCGCCAACGACACAGTGTTGGACCTGTTCTTCTACAACAGTGCCACCTACTGTCAGACCATTTTGGACACAGTAGCCTCAGAGATTAACCACCTATACTACATCTTTCTCCAAAGAAACCCACAATTCACTGGAGCCGTGTCAGTGGCAGGACACAGTCTGG GTTCATTAATCCTATTTGACCTGCTGACTAATCAGAAGACAGCAGCAGAGAGCAACAATGCAGCACAG GATGGAAAGTATGAGGAGCAGTATGAAGCCCTGCGCTCTTTGTCAGTCTCAGACTGCAGTTCCTGTGAGAGCCTAGAAGAGGTGCTAAAGAGCATCGGCCTGAAGGAACATCTCAAAATCCTACAGAGGGAACAAATGGACATGGAGtctctg ATGCTGTGCTCTGAGAGAGACCTGAGAGATCTGGGAATCCCTCTCGGACCTTGCAAAAAGATTTTGAACTGTGTGAATAAATGGAAG CACAGATCTGTGGCCCACATCGGAAAACATTCCTCTCGTACAGAAGAGAAAGATTCTTCTGTACGTCTCATTCAAGAGAGTCGGCCGAAAACCAGCGCCGTTGACTATCAGCACTTCGATGTGGGGATTGGCCAG GTTTCTATTAATTACCCTCAGCTCAGCTTCCATCCCCAGGCCTTCTTTGCCTTCGGCTCTCCTATTGGCATGTTCCTGACTGTCCGTGGCCTTAAGAGGATCGATCCAAACTACAGCTTCCCCACCTGCAGCAGCTTCTACAATGTCTTCCATCCT TTGGACCCGGTAGCATACAGGATCGAGCCCATGATTTTGCCTCCAGACGTAGAGGTAGCACCCATGCTGATGCAGCATCACAAGGGCAGGAAGAGGATGCACCTGG AGCTGAAGGAAGGTCTGACGCGTGTCGGCTCAGACCTGCTGGGGTCTTTGAGGACAGTGTGGCAAACTTTCTCCCAATTTCCTGTTCCGGCACTGGCTGAGGGAAATGACATGCCTACAGCAGTGAGCACCGCAGAGGAAATGGAAA CCTCACCACTGGAACaggatgagaaaaaaattatccaGGTGGGGAAGCTGAACGGTGGCCGGCGCATCGATTATGTCCTTCAAGAGAAACCGATCGAAAGCTTTAATGAGTATCTGTTTGCCATTCAGAGTCACCTGTGCTACTG ggAGTCTGAGGACACAGCTTTGCTGGTTCTCAATGAGATTTATGGGAATGATAATTGTAAATCTCCTCAGCAGTAG